The following coding sequences are from one Salvia hispanica cultivar TCC Black 2014 chromosome 3, UniMelb_Shisp_WGS_1.0, whole genome shotgun sequence window:
- the LOC125210232 gene encoding putative disease resistance protein At1g59780 — translation MHDLCSSKAEAEEEKFLKHIDASTYLTLGTRLVIPPYIGNSIRRLAISFDFERVSSIDGLGEVKGLRSFMFIQKSYYIPDICFKENTIDFKMSQYLRIFVADCSRFEGEKLPSEVGELIRLRYLSLRNSNVRELPKSVCSMPYLQTLDLRVSYKVVIRLPNVIWKMKRLKHLFLKDDMKVIGGEKLRLDGLQELEILEEIRSETCGIADIPKLVSLQSLRVRVSDVDSMSIVLSNKNSQLRDTRLCVNGCDLSSEKYMEVLNDGLMSPSLVTLQMCKCDMSGSFPSYRQGMCQNLVSLELEHCKGMIVVMEFGSYPMLQELTLKNVKIAETLTFPSNLFPQLKHLRLYELHDLKKWEMEEGATPKLTSFAIMGCPELKKVPDGLKLLTTLRRITVINMPRVFTETVNEEKYGSFVEKDICMDDLYEP, via the coding sequence ATGCATGATCTCTGCTCTTCTAAAGCTGaagctgaagaagaaaagtTTCTAAAGCACATTGATGCTTCTACATATCTGACCCTCGGAACAAGGTTAGTTATACCTCCATACATTGGCAATTCTATACGCAGATTAGCCATCAGTTTTGACTTCGAGAGGGTATCAAGTATAGATGGATTGGGGGAAGTTAAAGGTCTTAGATCTTTTATGTTTATCCAAAAGTCTTATTACATACCAGACATTTGCTTCAAAGAGAATACAATTGACTTTAAGATGTCACAATACTTGAGGATATTTGTGGCAGACTGTAGTAGGTTTGAAGGGGAAAAGTTACCAAGCGAGGTAGGCGAACTAATTCGTTTAAGATACTTGAGTCTGAGGAATTCTAATGTGAGAGAGCTACCAAAATCTGTATGCAGCATGCCATACTTGCAGACGTTAGATTTGCGAGTATCATACAAGGTTGTTATAAGATTGCCAAACGTGATATGGAAGATGAAAAGACTAAAGCATTTGTTTCTAAAAGACGACATGAAAGTGATCGGAGGAGAGAAACTAAGACTAGATGGGCTACAAGAGTTGGAGATATTAGAAGAGATCAGGAGTGAGACTTGTGGCATTGCAGATATTCCCAAATTGGTGAGTCTGCAGAGTCTACGTGTTAGAGTCTCTGATGTGGATAGCATGTCAATTGTATTGAGCAACAAAAACAGCCAATTACGTGACACTCGACTCTGTGTTAATGGATGTGATCTAAGTTCGGAGAAATATATGGAGGTTTTAAATGATGGGTTGATGTCTCCTTCCTTGGTTACTTTGCAGATGTGTAAATGCGATATGAGCGGCAGTTTTCCATCCTACAGACAAGGGATGTGTCAGAATTTAGTAAGCTTGGAACTCGAACATTGCAAGGGTATGATAGTTGTGATGGAGTTTGGCAGCTATCCCATGTTGCAAGAGCTAACTTTAAAAAACGTCAAGATAGCAGAAACTTTAACTTTCCCTTCAAACTTATTTCCACAACTCAAGCATCTTAGATTGTATGAGTTGCATGATTTAAAGAAATGGGAAATGGAAGAAGGAGCAACGCCAAAACTTACTTCCTTTGCTATCATGGGGTGCCCCGAATTGAAGAAGGTTCCAGATGGTTTGAAATTATTAACCACTCTTCGACGGATAACTGTCATTAATATGCCAAGAGTATTCACGGAGACAGTAAATGAGGAAAAATATGGATCATTTGTCGAGAAGGACATTTGTATGGATGACCTCTACGAACCATAA
- the LOC125216866 gene encoding putative disease resistance protein At1g50180 — protein sequence MAEFVANVFLETLRDLLVEETKFLLSVSGDVDKVKADLRSIHALLMRADRERRNSPSLKLYISQLRDLAEKAENLLETYAVEVQSKREGRKSLKDKFKRYICIMCECISVHEVGNEARDIISALADLTKELKSELDQQGSSSHLKQEAEQQHLLRQTYAHEVEHDFVGMEKDIELLVSKVKDGSRRKRVVKIYGMGGLGKTTLARKVYNHTDLQSYARAWVCITQQFEHKAVFGKILKQLDSKAKIDDLEVEDLVTRIHSLLVERKCVIVIDDIWEDVHWEIIKQAFPVNCNVILTTRSQNIANQESEHHMLKFLTEDEGWALLQKVANLYPDLKTLEDVGREIVSKCEGLPLSICVIGGILRPKEYDLPEWKKVNANMELYLRRGEGVEEYKRVKQVLELSYDALPYYLKPCFLYLACFPEDHNIDLERLYLLWMAEGFISYQDKGPNETLRDVAQRYLTEEVYGSTP from the exons atgGCAGAATTTGTTGCAAATGTGTTTCTGGAAACCCTTCGTGATTTGCTGGTTGAAGAAACTAAGTTTCTCCTTAGTGTGAGCGGTGATGTTGACAAAGTCAAAGCAGATCTGAGAAGCATCCATGCCTTGTTGATGAGAGCTGACAGAGAGAGACGCAATTCTCCATCTCTAAAGCTTTACATTTCCCAACTCAGAGATCTGGCGGAGAAAGCTGAGAATCTGCTTGAAACGTATGCGGTCGAAGTTCAATCCAAAAGGGAAGGGCGGAAGAGCCTCAAGGATAAATTCAAAAGGTACATTTGCATCATGTGTGAGTGCATCAGTGTCCACGAGGTTGGGAATGAGGCTCGTGACATAATATCTGCCCTGGCCGACCTCACTAAAGAGTTAAAGTCAGAGTTGGATCAACAAGGCTCATCATCTCATTTGAAGCAGGAAGCTGAGCAGCAGCATCTGTTGAGACAGACGTATGCTCATGAGGTTGAGCATGATTTTGTGGGCATGGAGAAAGACATCGAGCTTTTGGTCTCCAAGGTGAAGGATGGTTCCAGAAGGAAACGAGTAGTAAAGATATATGGGATGGGTGGTCTCGGAAAAACTACTCTTGCCAGAAAGGTTTACAACCACACGGACCTCCAATCTTATGCCCGAGCATGGGTTTGCATCACCCAACAGTTTGAACATAAGGCGGTTTTCGGAAAGATTTTGAAACAACTTGATAGCAAGGCAAAGATCGATGACTTGGAAGTTGAGGATTTGGTGACAAGAATTCATAGTTTATTGGTGGAGAGGAAATGTGTGATTGTGATAGATGATATATGGGAAGATGTTCATTGGGAGATCATAAAGCAAGCTTTTCCGGTGAATTGTAATGTCATTCTCACCACTCGCTCTCAGAATATTGCTAATCAAGAATCCGAACATCACATGTTGAAATTTCTTACAGAAGATGAAGGTTGGGCTTTACTTCAAAAAGTAGCAAATTTATATCCAG ATTTAAAAACTTTAGAAGATGTTGGAAGAGAAATTGTATCCAAGTGTGAAGGGTTACCACTATCAATTTGTGTTATTGGAGGGATTTTGCGCCCAAAAGAATACGATTTACCAGAATGGAAAAAGGTAAATGCGAACATGGAATTATATTTAAGGCGTGGAGAAGGTGTTGAAGAATACAAAAGAGTAAAACAGGTGCTAGAGTTAAGCTATGATGCCTTGCCTTATTACTTGAAGCCATGCTTCCTCTATTTAGCATGTTTTCCCGAGGATCACAACATTGATTTAGAGAGATTGTATCTATTGTGGATGGCGGAGGGCTTCATTTCATACCAAGATAAAGGACCTAACGAGACTCTAAGAGATGTGGCCCAAAGATATCTAACGGAAGAGGTGTATGGTTCAACTCCATAA